From Apium graveolens cultivar Ventura chromosome 9, ASM990537v1, whole genome shotgun sequence, the proteins below share one genomic window:
- the LOC141687282 gene encoding uncharacterized protein LOC141687282, whose translation MGRHSCCAKQKLRKGLWSPDEDEKLFNHIAHFGVGCWSSVPKLAGLQRCGKSCRLRWINYLRPDLKRGMFSQKEEDLILSLHQLLGNRWAQIAAQLPGRTDNEIKNFWNSCLKKKLMKQGIDPSTHKPLAESEIRTPNEASLLQSSQAHPVETATETEKPFNVNKACYNSSGNVRVANSLANTLHSTPNFDTVFLLEFQERINPNGYNSNVIPRFQQYQTLYDHDQFEAKPNFGFSSMPDLTNYDIQGIAEAEFSANSASTLNSLLFNEVKECSSNSSNVTSTANAGFELDKMVGNNGTLSWDTNNSLESLFQFSGIKSEESPEPNRWQVQPHCSDDYMSYPMTSLSEDLVFHQI comes from the exons ATGGGGAGACACTCTTGTTGTGCAAAGCAAAAGTTGAGGAAAGGTTTATGGTCACCAGATGAGGATGAGAAATTGTTCAACCACATTGCTCATTTCGGTGTCGGTTGCTGGAGCTCTGTTCCTAAATTAGCTG GTTTGCAGAGGTGTGGAAAGAGTTGCAGACTGAGGTGGATAAATTACTTGAGGCCTGACTTGAAGAGAGGAATGTTTTCCCAGAAAGAGGAGGATCTCATACTTAGTCTCCATCAACTTCTCGGAAACAG GTGGGCTCAAATTGCAGCACAGTTACCTGGAAGAACAGATAATGAGATAAAGAACTTTTGGAACTCTTGTTTAAAGAAGAAGCTGATGAAGCAAGGTATTGATCCCAGCACCCATAAGCCATTAGCTGAATCAGAAATCAGAACCCCAAATGAGGCTTCTTTGCTGCAATCATCGCAAGCACATCCTGTTGAAACTGCAACTGAAACAGAGAAACCTTTTAATGTCAACAAAGCATGTTACAACAGTAGTGGCAATGTAAGAGTAGCAAACAGTTTAGCGAACACTCTGCACAGCACGCCCAACTTTGACACTGTATTCTTACTCGAGTTCCAGGAAAGAATTAACCCAAATGGATACAATTCCAACGTAATTCCACGATTTCAGCAGTATCAAACATTGTATGACCACGACCAGTTCGAAGCCAAACCGAACTTTGGGTTCTCTTCAATGCCAGATTTAACAAATTATGATATTCAAGGTATTGCAGAAGCGGAATTTTCTGCAAATTCTGCTTCCACATTGAATTCATTACTGTTTAATGAAGTGAAAGAATGTTCAAGCAATAGCTCAAATGTAACAAGTACTGCAAATGCGGGATTTGAGTTGGACAAAATGGTGGGAAATAATGGTACTTTATCATGGGATACCAATAACAGTTTGGAGTCATTGTTCCAGTTCAGCGGAATCAAATCTGAGGAATCACCGGAACCAAATCGATGGCAAGTACAGCCTCATTGCTCAGATGATTACATGAGTTATCCAATGACATCTCTTTCGGAAGATCTAGTCTTCCACCAGATATGA